The nucleotide sequence tagcTAGTAAATACTTGGTTGCTATTCTCTTTAAAGCATTGCTGCACATCCTCCAAACTGCTTGTGTTTCCATTTGATCTTCTCTTTTAGTATCACAAGATTAACTCTCTTTTAGAAGGGAATTAGCTGCAGCTGACACAGAATTCTGTAGCGCATGTTGCTCCAGTTCTGGCTCACCTGGATTGGTATTTCCTTTCAGACCCAATTCAAGATTATGGCTGTTACCTTTAAAGGGTTCTCTTAGAACTGTTCCAGTATGTTTTCTTGCTGGTTCTTGTTCTGCAAACTTGATTTAGTAACCAaatttttcttcttaaatttgcatactgcacttcatccatagatctcagagcagttcacaatatagtaattacaatataaaaacttgaaatacataataaaaaatgagcaaaaacaaatcaataatccctccctcccacaacatTGGATGTCAActggccaaagacctggttaaagaggaacattttcacctggcacctaaaggtgtacagTGAAGGCGCCAGCTGAACCTCCTCAGGAGGAGCATTGCACAAacggagccactacagaaaagactggttcttatgttgccaccctctggacctctcgtaggggaggcacatgaagaaaggcaaCAGAGGTTTTCAGGGAGGGAAGTGTGATGAACAGGGTGACATTTCAGCTCAAACATTGGGATAATAGAAATGATTTAACAATGCACACAGCATCCTATTGGCCAGCACCCCAGCCTATCAGGAGCCAAATTTAGCACTCACTATCTTCACTGCAAAGAGGCTATGGAAAACTCTgcacacagtatttttttaattgtggcAGCCTTTCAGATGATAGCTTAACCAGCAAGGCCAGGAAGAAATCCAAAAAGGGCAGGGTAGGAAAACTGAAGCAAGCAAAGCAGAACAgccacaaaaaaaaacctgctccaaaACAGCAAAAATCCAACAAGGTAAGAATTGCCAGAGCAAGGCAAGCACCTTGAAGAGTTGGACCAGATCAACAAGTGTTGGCGGCTGTGGCAAGCTGGACTGCGACATGTCTGATGATCCGTGTGATACAGAAAGCTTGGATGAACCTGAGCCATCCTGCCATGCGAGGAAGCAAAAAACATCTCGTTCTTGCCGGGCTGGGCTGGTATTCCCTGTAAGCCGCATTGAAAGATTCCTCCGGAAGGGAGACTTCGCAGAGCGCATTGGATCAGGATCGTCTGTGTACATGGCCGCAGTGCTTCAGTACCTGACCTATGACATTATGGATATAGCTGGGAACATTGCTAAAAATGACCACAAGCGCCGAATTGCCCCCCGGCACTTGCAGAGAGCCATCAGTGATGATGCTGAACTCCACTCTCTGCTTGGAGGTATCGCCTTCCCCCAGGGGAGCACCCTTCCCGGGAATAAATCCACCGCATCAACCAGGAGGGGGAAGGGCAAGAAATCTGGCAAGGCTGCAAGCGCTCAAAATGTTGTTACTGCATAAGCAAGGTTAATGCCGTTTTTCTGGACTTGAGATTGAGTCTTTAGTATTCAGCAACATGGTCTAATAAAAGCTGATCTGACCAT is from Lacerta agilis isolate rLacAgi1 chromosome 10, rLacAgi1.pri, whole genome shotgun sequence and encodes:
- the LOC117053585 gene encoding histone H2A-beta, sperm-like codes for the protein MSDDPCDTESLDEPEPSCHARKQKTSRSCRAGLVFPVSRIERFLRKGDFAERIGSGSSVYMAAVLQYLTYDIMDIAGNIAKNDHKRRIAPRHLQRAISDDAELHSLLGGIAFPQGSTLPGNKSTASTRRGKGKKSGKAASAQNVVTA